A stretch of the Gemmatirosa kalamazoonensis genome encodes the following:
- a CDS encoding alpha/beta hydrolase — MQLTRHATALLIAFASAACAGSGPISEAITQPTVGLDSCTVARPDLGGPATQAELSLFAYDAKAPLNLQRVAESTAGGVELSGISYDSPAGGRVTGILVDPVDRSSLRPGIIIMHGAPGSSRDAWLIDYARNYAASGAVVIAIDAPFARRTGSTLLMTRQDRDEQIQLMKDLQRAVDVLRAQPNVDKDRIAFLGVSYGGAMGVQFAAIEHRIKAVALVVANGGWVTLKTQPKDLPSLATLSCATRAAWFRDMKPIEPIRFIGLAKGTPLLLQNGRLDELVAEADAQLLHDAAPDPKKLLWYDAGHNLTAQANLDRHDWFVQQIGLDPR; from the coding sequence ATGCAACTGACGAGACACGCCACGGCGCTGCTGATTGCATTCGCGTCAGCCGCATGCGCTGGCTCCGGTCCAATCAGCGAAGCGATCACCCAGCCCACCGTCGGCCTCGATTCGTGCACGGTCGCACGGCCGGATCTGGGCGGCCCGGCGACGCAAGCGGAACTGAGTCTGTTCGCCTACGACGCCAAAGCGCCGCTCAACCTGCAGAGGGTCGCCGAGAGCACGGCGGGCGGCGTGGAGCTCAGTGGGATCTCGTACGACAGTCCGGCGGGCGGCCGGGTCACCGGCATACTGGTCGATCCGGTCGATCGCTCGTCTCTGCGGCCGGGCATCATCATCATGCATGGCGCGCCAGGCAGCTCGCGTGACGCGTGGCTGATCGACTATGCGCGGAATTACGCAGCCTCCGGTGCCGTGGTGATCGCGATCGACGCGCCGTTCGCTCGACGCACGGGATCGACGTTGCTGATGACCAGGCAGGATCGCGACGAGCAGATCCAGTTGATGAAGGATCTGCAGCGCGCCGTCGACGTTCTGCGCGCACAGCCCAACGTCGACAAGGATCGCATCGCCTTTCTCGGCGTCAGTTACGGCGGCGCGATGGGCGTGCAGTTCGCCGCCATCGAACATCGCATCAAGGCCGTGGCCCTCGTCGTGGCAAACGGCGGGTGGGTCACGCTGAAGACCCAGCCGAAAGACCTGCCCTCGCTCGCGACGCTGTCCTGTGCCACGCGTGCCGCCTGGTTTCGCGACATGAAGCCCATCGAGCCGATTCGGTTCATCGGGCTGGCGAAGGGAACGCCGTTGCTGCTGCAGAACGGACGGCTCGACGAGCTCGTGGCGGAGGCCGACGCGCAGTTGCTGCACGACGCCGCGCCGGATCCCAAGAAGCTTCTCTGGTACGACGCGGGACACAACCTCACCGCACAGGCCAACCTCGATCGGCACGATTGGTTCGTGCAACAGATCGGTCTGGACCCCCGATGA
- a CDS encoding serine hydrolase domain-containing protein has product MPTTGTGMPGMTSFDQRVRDLMRQYGIPGGAVALVRDGKLIYARGFGYADAENKTPVQPDALFRIASVSKPITSAAIMKLVEDGKLGLDDRVAPLIADLKPAPGAKVDPRWEQITIRHLLNHTGGWDRDKPNGGFDPMFQSAVAAAAVGAPAPASAETIIRYMKGMPLDFDPGTKWAYSNFGYDILGRVIERLSGMPYEEFVRTRVLQPAGANRTRVGKTRMKDALADEVRYYYPGAALNWPLVPSVFPGEGIVPANYGGYYLEATDSHGGWVSSTVDLLRFLTHVDGRASPADILSPQLVAEMTGSGATTCPDGSCYYAAGWWVRPGQGDATWWHGGDYPGTKGMLVRSANGFAWVALFNAGAPNSLVNELDAALWNALGVITSFPTHDLFSSFR; this is encoded by the coding sequence ATGCCGACCACCGGCACCGGCATGCCGGGAATGACGTCGTTCGATCAGCGCGTCCGCGATCTGATGCGGCAGTACGGCATTCCCGGTGGCGCGGTCGCGCTGGTGCGCGACGGGAAGCTGATCTACGCGCGCGGCTTCGGCTACGCGGACGCCGAGAACAAGACGCCCGTGCAGCCCGACGCGCTGTTCCGGATCGCGAGCGTGTCCAAGCCGATCACGAGCGCCGCGATCATGAAGCTCGTCGAGGACGGAAAGCTCGGGCTCGACGATCGCGTGGCGCCGCTCATCGCGGACCTGAAGCCCGCGCCGGGAGCGAAGGTCGATCCGCGGTGGGAGCAGATCACGATTCGCCATCTGCTGAACCACACCGGGGGCTGGGATCGCGACAAGCCGAATGGCGGATTCGACCCGATGTTTCAGTCGGCGGTCGCCGCGGCCGCCGTCGGCGCGCCCGCACCGGCGTCCGCCGAGACGATCATCCGCTACATGAAGGGCATGCCGCTCGACTTCGATCCCGGCACGAAGTGGGCCTACTCGAACTTCGGGTACGACATTCTCGGTCGCGTGATCGAGCGGTTGAGCGGCATGCCGTACGAGGAGTTCGTGCGCACACGCGTGCTGCAGCCCGCCGGCGCCAATCGCACGCGCGTGGGCAAGACGCGCATGAAGGACGCGCTCGCGGACGAGGTGAGGTACTACTACCCCGGGGCGGCGCTGAACTGGCCGCTCGTGCCATCCGTCTTCCCGGGCGAGGGCATCGTGCCCGCGAACTACGGCGGCTACTACCTCGAGGCGACGGACTCACACGGCGGCTGGGTCTCCTCGACGGTCGATCTCCTGCGATTCCTGACCCACGTCGACGGCCGCGCCAGTCCCGCGGACATTCTCAGCCCGCAGCTCGTCGCCGAGATGACGGGCAGCGGCGCGACGACGTGTCCCGACGGCAGCTGCTATTACGCGGCCGGATGGTGGGTGCGCCCCGGCCAGGGCGACGCGACCTGGTGGCACGGCGGAGACTATCCCGGTACGAAGGGCATGCTCGTGCGCTCGGCCAACGGCTTCGCGTGGGTCGCGCTGTTCAACGCCGGTGCGCCTAACAGCCTGGTCAACGAGCTCGATGCCGCGCTCTGGAACGCGCTCGGCGTCATCACGTCGTTTCCGACGCACGACCTGTTCTCGAGCTTCCGATGA
- a CDS encoding serine hydrolase domain-containing protein: MSRGRAIAVATWAAAVMLAACGAGDPAAPDAHAAQNADSAFVAALRTRLETSTQAGQFSGAVLVVRDGRTLFEGAYGLADREHGVPNTPTTRFRVGSMYKMLTAVAALQLVQAGTLRLDASLGTYLPDYPNAEVASQVTLHHLLTHTGGTGDIFGPEFMAHRSELRDPSDYLRLYGTRGLRFAPGTQWEYSNYGFMLLGAVVERASGTRYDDVVAARVLGPAGMTATGTAPEDSLVPGRSAGYTRQLVPNALVSNAPTLPYRGTPAGGGYSTVGDFARFAAALQQRRLLDSAHTTQLLTGKIAIGQGTQYAYGFFDLGVVGGRRFVGHDGGAAGMNGDLEFEPDGGYVIVALSNLDPPAAQQVSAFIRNSLPATPAGASRQYGAAAIGVGWTPSPQ; this comes from the coding sequence ATGAGCCGCGGACGAGCCATCGCCGTCGCGACGTGGGCGGCAGCCGTCATGCTGGCGGCGTGCGGGGCCGGCGATCCTGCCGCACCCGACGCGCATGCCGCCCAAAACGCCGACTCGGCCTTCGTGGCCGCGCTGCGCACGCGGCTCGAGACGTCCACGCAAGCCGGCCAGTTCTCCGGGGCCGTGCTCGTCGTCCGCGACGGCCGCACGCTGTTCGAGGGCGCCTACGGCCTCGCCGATCGGGAGCACGGCGTCCCGAACACGCCGACCACCCGGTTCCGCGTCGGGTCGATGTACAAGATGCTGACCGCCGTCGCGGCGCTGCAGCTCGTGCAGGCCGGGACGCTGCGCCTCGACGCATCGTTAGGCACGTACCTGCCGGACTACCCGAACGCGGAGGTGGCATCGCAGGTGACGCTGCACCACCTGCTCACCCACACCGGCGGCACGGGCGACATCTTCGGGCCGGAGTTCATGGCGCACCGGTCCGAGCTCCGCGACCCGTCGGACTACCTCCGGCTCTACGGCACGCGCGGCCTGCGGTTCGCGCCGGGGACGCAGTGGGAGTACAGCAACTACGGCTTCATGCTCCTCGGGGCCGTCGTGGAGCGCGCGTCCGGGACGCGCTACGACGACGTCGTCGCGGCCCGCGTGCTCGGGCCCGCCGGGATGACGGCGACCGGCACGGCCCCCGAGGATTCGCTCGTGCCGGGTCGGTCGGCGGGCTACACGCGGCAGCTGGTGCCTAACGCACTCGTGTCGAACGCGCCGACGCTGCCCTACCGGGGCACGCCCGCGGGCGGCGGGTACTCCACCGTGGGAGACTTCGCGCGCTTCGCCGCCGCGCTCCAGCAGCGCCGACTTCTCGATTCGGCGCACACGACGCAGCTCCTCACCGGGAAGATCGCGATCGGCCAGGGAACGCAGTACGCGTACGGGTTCTTCGACCTCGGCGTCGTGGGCGGCCGGCGATTCGTCGGGCACGACGGGGGTGCAGCGGGGATGAACGGCGACCTCGAGTTCGAGCCCGACGGCGGGTACGTGATCGTCGCGCTGTCGAACCTCGACCCGCCGGCGGCGCAGCAGGTGTCGGCCTTCATCCGCAACAGCCTGCCGGCCACGCCCGCGGGCGCCAGCCGTCAGTACGGCGCGGCCGCGATCGGAGTAGGCTGGACGCCCTCGCCTCAGTAG